Sequence from the Bacillus thuringiensis genome:
AATGATGGGAAGAAGAGAATATTAATTTCAGAATCAATGAAATATCAAGCTGTTGTTGACATGACAAAACTAAATAAAAATGTATTTACTTATAAAAGAATGGGGAAAGACGCTAACGGTAACGATGTAGAAGTCTTCGTTGAACATGTTCCATATAAAGAAAAAGAGCTTTCTTTCACTGATCCGGACAAGCAACTGAACACGACTACTGGCGATATCGTTAAAAACGCTGATGGAGATAAAATTTTAGGTGGAACCCTTTGGCACGGAACAAAAGTATTAGATGAAGCTGGTAATGACGTAACACAGTTTAATTCGAACTTCATTAGTCTAGCAAAATTCGATGACAAATCTAATAAATATGAGTTCTTCAATAGCGAAACAGGTCAAAGCCGCGGTGACTATGGTTACTTCGATGTTTTACATGAAAATAAAATAAGAGCTCATGTTTCAATTGGAAATAATAAATATGGTGCGGCTCTTGAACTTACTGAACTGAACAATAAGAAATTTACGTATAAAAGAACTGGTAAAGACCAAGCGGGTAAGGACATCACTATATTCGTTGAACATGAACCTTATAAAGGTGATATAAAGCCACAATTTAGTTTTTAATTGGTTTGATTAAAACTTCTGTACTGAGTTACAGGAGTTTTTTTATGAGTCCATTTTTTATATTCGAAACATGAATTAGCGTAAGCTGACCGTTTTTGATCAGCTTACGCTTCTTTTTACATGTAACAGCCACTACAGCTCTTCAATTACCTTCGTTAGCTTTTGAAGCGCTGATAA
This genomic interval carries:
- a CDS encoding DUF4822 domain-containing protein, which translates into the protein MNKKTKALSSILLGFTLALTGCVGTQAEENHSKPKQEQTAKETKKENKLTKGQKMANILSDTNWQGTRVYDKDKNDLTKENANFIGLAKYDAKSGRYEFFDAKTGASRGDKGTFFITNDGKKRILISESMKYQAVVDMTKLNKNVFTYKRMGKDANGNDVEVFVEHVPYKEKELSFTDPDKQLNTTTGDIVKNADGDKILGGTLWHGTKVLDEAGNDVTQFNSNFISLAKFDDKSNKYEFFNSETGQSRGDYGYFDVLHENKIRAHVSIGNNKYGAALELTELNNKKFTYKRTGKDQAGKDITIFVEHEPYKGDIKPQFSF